GTAACCCACTTTGTTCACTTTCAAAAAACCATCACCTCAAAAACAATTTCTTATGATATTACTAATTACCACATCATAATGCTATAacccataaaaatataaatttgaaaaaaaaagatatttgaaaaaaaatacactTGTATCAATTTAACTTTATATGCTCAAAATAGATTTCTTatgaatgtatatatatttttaatagcTTCTCAACTCTTACTCAAATCATTAAACTGTACCAACTATTATAAAAATCAACttaaaataagcaaataaattagACTCCACTTTAtaacaatcacaaaaaataaaagataaataaaattcaatttattataatttacaaataaaatattgcaTAGTCATCCAAAAAATGAGTAATAGAGAatgaggaagaaaaggaaaaataagaaagtgacttttgtttctttttttattttatttttgagctCCATTTATTTAATATGTTGTGAATTATGTGTCAAGTAAGGGTTAATATAGTCTCTTTACAATTATTAGGGAtgataagtgatatttttacaaTTTCAAGGGTGTCAAGTGATATTAAAAGAAACCTCGAGAGGTTTCTGATACTAAAAAGATTAACAACATCCATTCCagcccacaaaaaaaaaaaaaaagactataaTCATCATCATCGTCATCATCATTCATTACACATTTACGCCTAAAGAAATGGGGCATTCGATTGATTTATCAGCGCCGGACTCCTGACTTCACCGCTTTTGTCACTCAGCATCGTCCGCTTCTACACGTCTTCGCCCTTGCCATCAGAAACAAAAGACTCCCTCCCTTCCTTCCTTCCATCGCCTATACAGACTCTATACAGACATAAATACTCCCCACACAACAAAActccatttcatttcatttgcattccgCCAATCCAAAAATGAGCTGGTGGTGGGCTGGAGCTATTGGCGCTGCTAAGGCAACTTCCTTCTTCATTTCTCCTTCTAATTAGTCTCTGTCTCCGCATTTTCCTATTGCTACCTCCATCCATTAGATAAGGCTAATTAATATCCCCCCACGATCTTTATTCtttgttctttattttttgtgattCGGTTATTGATTGATGTATCTTTTCCAAATTCGAACAGAAAAAATTCGATGAAGATGATGCACCGCCCCAGTATCAGAGCGTGGCTCTAATAGTTGGGGTCACCGGCATCGTGGGCAATAGCCTCGCCGAGATCCTCCCCCTCGCCGACACCCCTGGAGGCCCCTGGAAGGTCTACGGCTTGGCTCGCCGCCCCAGACCCTCCTGGAACGCTGATCATCCCATTCACTACATCCAATGCGACATCTCTGACCCCCAGGACACCCAATCCAAGCTCTCCCACCTCGACGATATCACTCACCTCTTCTACGTCACCTGGGCCAACCGATCCACCGAACTCGACAACTGCCAGGTCAATGGCAACATGTTCAGGAATTTACTCAGCGCTGTTATCCCCAGTTCCCCAAATTTGCGGCATATTTGCTTGCAGACTGGGAGGAAACATTATCTTGGTCCGTTTGAGTTGTTTGGAAAAGTAGGCCATGATCCTCCTTTCCACGAGGACTTGCCCCGCCTCGACGTCCACAATTTTTACTACACTCTCGAGGATATATTGTTTGAGGAGGTGCAGAAGAAGGAGGGATTAACATGGTCCGTTCACCGACCTGGaaatattttcggattctcaccTTATAGTTTGATGAACATTGTTGGAACCCTTTGTGTTTATGCAGCTATATGCAAGCACGAAGGCGCGCCGCTCAAGTTCCCAGGGTGCAGAGAAGCCTGGGACGGGTACTCTGATTGCTCGGATGCAGATTTGATTGCTGAGCATCATATATGGGCCGCGGTTGATCCCTACGCAAAGAATGAGGCGTTTAACGTGAGCAATGGAGATGTGTTCAAGTGGAAGCACTTCTGGAAGGTGTTGGCTGAGCAGTTTGGAGCGGAATGTGGGGAATATGAGGGGGGACCGTTGAGCTTGAAGGAGATGATGAAGGATAAAGGACCTGTCTGGGACGAGATTGTTAGGGAAAAAGGGTTGGTGCCCACTAAATTGGAGGAGGTTGGGGTTTGGTGGTTTGCCGATGTTGTTCTGCAATATCCATGTTTGTTGGATGCCATGAACAAGAGCAAGGAGCATGGGTTTTTGGGATTCAGGAACTCCAAAAATGCCTTCATTTCATGGATTGACAAGGTGAAGGCTTACAAGATCGTTCCATAGTTTGGCCTTTTGTTTTTGAGTTTTGTGATGTTTGATGTGTTCTTAGATATGTTTCTTCTCCAGTAGCTTGCTGTTTAGAAAGGTGAGTAATGATGAAAGATATTATATCTGGCCACGAGGTTTTAGTTGCAATGTGATCAGTTTCCGCAATTCGTATCTTCTTTCTTTGTTACCCTGCTTTTACTCTAATTGCATGCCCTGATGAATCTGCTCCACAATATGGCCTTGACTTTTTGAGACAATTATAGAGAGACGTATCAATAATGGTAAGTGCTAGAAGCAGAACAGAGGCTAAAATATCCAAGTCTGGTATAAAGTTAAACAAAGAGTAGGAGAAGACAGCAGAACTAGAATGGCACTTTGAACCCCCAAATCTTACACTGATGATGATATGCAATGTACGAAGGGAAAGAAGGCCATGGATGTAACTTTCACTCCCATTACCCTGTGTGTTCTCAAGCAGGATAACATCCTGAACGAATGATCCTAATGCAGAAGATTCCTCTTGCATTGGAGAGTAACACCCCATATCTACGCAAATGCCATACTCAGCAGTGCAGTGACAACCAATTTGATTGCCTCTTGCAACGGACAAGCTGTCCAAATATTCTAGAGTGCATCAACATCAATAGTAGTGGGGGTTCAATAATTTGGAAAGCCACCACAACTATTGACCTTACCCAGGAAATAGCTTTGTTAAGCGTGTGGACAAACACTTGTACATATATACAAAGCAGCATAGATGGAAAGGGAGACTTTCTCAAACAAGATCACCGCATGCTAAAGATTAAAATTTGATTCAATCTCTTCCTTCCGGGGTTGAAATCACAAAAGGTTGTGCTTCAAAAGAGAGGTTCAGAGTTTAGAGAGGAGTAGAGCCAGCTCCTCATCAGGAATTTTAACGTCAATGCATGCTCCGAGGGAAGCAGCTAGTCTTGCAGCTAACTGATGCTTACACTGAGAAACAGCAAAAAAGGGACAGACTAGATGCTCTTTTAACTCGTAGtatcaaattaagcataaaTATTTATTAACGAACGAATACTAGTAAACTTATGTagtcaataaatagaaaaaaaaaaagggaccaaAATGAAAATGGTTCATATTCTAGTAGTAGAAAAGAAACAGGAACTCACACAAAGCTGTTCTCCCCTGTTAACAACGTCATAGAAGAATGAATAACAAGCACAATAGTGTTCCGGGAAGCACAAGTATTCTTCTTTCCTCCGCGATTCTCCCAGAACCTGATCAAGAAACGAAATTAAGGgtcatgaaaaatgaaaaaaaaaaaaaggtacattTATTCTTGATTAAATGAATAAACAGGAACGAACCTGAAAAATAGAGCGGCCGCTGGGTTCACCAGAGATTCTCTTGACTCCTCTCTGATCGACTATCCTCGTCGCTTTCTCCAGATTCTTGCCGAACAAAAAATGCAGTCTACAGACAGAAAGGCTCACATCCATCAACCAATATTAACagacaaaattgagaaaaagaaacaCTCGTTGACTCACTCACGTTGAGAGCTGATCATCCGTGACTGCCCAGATTCACAATCACATGTATAAACATCTATTGTTAAACAATATGCAGTCCAGAAATCaatttataaaagaagaaaagatgaAGAAGCATTAGAAGACATAAATGAAGAATTGGAATGAGAAGGAAGCAGTGAACCTGAACCCCTTGACTCAATTTCCTTCCACGCTGCTTCTGCAACCAAACTGCTTGTGTTCATTCTCGGAATGTCTAGTCCTCCCCACTATCTCTATCTCAGACAAACGTCCCGCCAAGGGCCAGAACGCAATGTCTAGTCCTATAGTTAAGGCGCAGTGGCCCAGCACtccatttctctttctttttccattttcctctccctctctctctctctctctctctctaaatttctttctttatttgggttaattttcattttttttttaaaaaaaaaaaacatatcttCCCCCTTTTGAGTGGTGGCAGCTCTTGTGGCAAAATGATTTCGGAATTAATTTAGTACTCCCAACTTCTTACTTTAGATTCTAATTTTCTCCCAACTTCTTGTGGCAAAGACATTATTCTATTGGTTTCGCAAGAAAGATTTCTTAAACATGATTCGGTCGCACGTTCTGCATCTCCGGTGCTCACCTTCGTTTtgtaatacattttttttttttttttactatgaGATCATTGCGACAGGGTAGAACTTGTTCAATTATATTGGCAACAAAAAAGGTTAGTATGTACCAAGAACccccaaacaaaaaaacaatCGACGTAGTAacatataataattattttctgtAATGCAATCCATTATTTGTCTCCAAAACCAACTCTTATTTGTCTCCAAAACCAACTCACGGCACGgaagaaagaacaaaaaaatgaTTGTATCCAATCCGGATCTGAAGTTAAGAAAATGCTAAGCCGCTACACCACTCTTCAGTCTCATATCTACAACGGCGAACTGCGTCTTCCTGTATACCTACAAATTACATTTTTTCAGTTCAGACTTCAGATGTAGCAGTATGTTATTAGTATACCGCCCTTATCTGATTGTCCTTGCTCAAGAAACTCCTGCCGTATGCGTCATCCATTTCTTCATCCGAGTTAGAGGAGAAGATGTCCACTGGAGCGCTTATGCAGCCAACAGTGCCTTGCCTTTTAGTAGGAGACAATTTGCTTTTCTGGTGATCAAGATAAATTACGACCACCGTGATATCATCATGGAAATGCCGCCGAATTCCCTTTTCTATCTGTGTCATGTCCTTGTACCTCATCTCTCTCTTCTTTGCAGCCTCCCGCAGGGCAGCTCCAACTAACCTTTTAGCTATTCCCTGCAAGTATTTCACCAATACAAGGAAACAAAACTCAGTTTTACCTACACCAAAAAAACATTCCGAAACATATCAATGTTCCATCCAAACTACTCCATTTATCTGTCCTGAAATTATTCTAGATCATGCAATCAAATCATCGATATATCTCGGTGATCTAAGCGTAGCCGGAAGGAAAGACAAACTAAGCTTGAATGGATTAGTCATGTTCTGAAATAACCTCACAAACAATCAGTGCATCAACACTACAGACAAATTAACTTACTGCTCTTGGATTCTTGAATACAATCTCCACAGCAGCCTCATCAGTTAGGTGCTCCCAAAGGCCATCAGACGCAAATATCAAGAACAGATCTTGCGGCTGGATCTTTTTACAGATTATTGAAGGTTCTGCTGTTAATACCGGTCTCCTTAGCGGAACAGGATTTccaaattgctggaaaattggATCTCTGTTGAACTCAGGTTTCTTCAGATAGACGTCACCAATAGATCTTGACACCTGAGATGCACAGGACATATGTTTTTGTATCAGCAATTACATTGAAgtcaatgaaaatttgaaacaagaacaaaatgacttaaaaaaaaaaagcagacaTTGACCCCAGTCATTGGCATTGGATCTAGCATACCTCTTCTATGCTacatcaagaaaaataaaatatatcttACTAGCTTCATGAACATCATGGGAATTTATGGCCCTCATCTTCTGATATGGCCAAGATATAAAGGAAGACCACTATATATTCACTGGAATCACAACCCTTGTGATACTTCATGGAACATCTCATGCGTGGAAGACATGCATGCTTCAGCTGCATGAGACGGTGGCAAGGGGCAGAGCATGTGATTCCTGGAAGAATGGGGAAGGCAATGACCCTTAGAACAGGCTAGACCATGGTTTCTGATGCTTTCCTTTTTATAGGCAAAAGGCAAGaggaaaagataagaaatacCATAAAAATTATAACGAGACCTTTACTGCTTCCCTGATCCCTAATGTAGGCAAGAGACGCCCTTTTCTCCCAAGAAAGAATATGAAGAGGAATGTGGTAGATAAACAACCAAGATGaataatatacaataactcaaatGATATCAAGATCCACCAAGCAacaatgtgtgtgtgtgtgtgtgtgtgtgtctatatataggCACTATTTCCAGCTTCAATGCTTTTGGAAGGAAGCTTTATCCCTTTGGAGATTATTCTGCATCAGCAATCCAAATATCAAAGACTGAATAAAGCTCTATTCCAAGAAAGCAGAATCATTTGCCACATTTCACCATTTTTTGACAAGACCGTAAACAATTACgcttagaaaaaagaaattagacACTAAAACACCAAAAGTAGTAGATCGTAGAGAAGAAAGCCATTGCCATCCTGTCCATAACAAAATTTCTTTCATCGCACATTCTATAAAATTTAAAAGAGATGGTTTGGTACAGAAACAGAAACCAATTTCAAAGTTTCGAGGTCAAAGATAAATCATTTCTCTTATAAGACATGAAAAGGACTAAGCTAATTTCCCTTATTGGCCACAAAAAAGCCCCTAGG
This portion of the Coffea arabica cultivar ET-39 chromosome 2e, Coffea Arabica ET-39 HiFi, whole genome shotgun sequence genome encodes:
- the LOC113731502 gene encoding uncharacterized protein isoform X3, whose translation is MISSQRELHFLFGKNLEKATRIVDQRGVKRISGEPSGRSIFQVLGESRRKEEYLCFPEHYCACYSFFYDVVNRGEQLCCKHQLAARLAASLGACIDVKIPDEELALLLSKL
- the LOC113731501 gene encoding 3-oxo-Delta(4,5)-steroid 5-beta-reductase-like, which gives rise to MSWWWAGAIGAAKKKFDEDDAPPQYQSVALIVGVTGIVGNSLAEILPLADTPGGPWKVYGLARRPRPSWNADHPIHYIQCDISDPQDTQSKLSHLDDITHLFYVTWANRSTELDNCQVNGNMFRNLLSAVIPSSPNLRHICLQTGRKHYLGPFELFGKVGHDPPFHEDLPRLDVHNFYYTLEDILFEEVQKKEGLTWSVHRPGNIFGFSPYSLMNIVGTLCVYAAICKHEGAPLKFPGCREAWDGYSDCSDADLIAEHHIWAAVDPYAKNEAFNVSNGDVFKWKHFWKVLAEQFGAECGEYEGGPLSLKEMMKDKGPVWDEIVREKGLVPTKLEEVGVWWFADVVLQYPCLLDAMNKSKEHGFLGFRNSKNAFISWIDKVKAYKIVP
- the LOC113731502 gene encoding uncharacterized protein isoform X2, translating into MNTSSLVAEAAWKEIESRGSVTDDQLSTLHFLFGKNLEKATRIVDQRGVKRISGEPSGRSIFQVLGESRRKEEYLCFPEHYCACYSFFYDVVNRGEQLCCKHQLAARLAASLGACIDVKIPDEELALLLSKL
- the LOC113731502 gene encoding uncharacterized protein isoform X1 — encoded protein: MNTSSLVAEAAWKEIESRGSDVYTCDCESGQSRMISSQRELHFLFGKNLEKATRIVDQRGVKRISGEPSGRSIFQVLGESRRKEEYLCFPEHYCACYSFFYDVVNRGEQLCCKHQLAARLAASLGACIDVKIPDEELALLLSKL